DNA sequence from the Gemmatimonadota bacterium genome:
ATCAGTAATTCCCAACTCGCGACCAATCGCATAGGTCAGCAATTTTTCTGTCAGACAACGCGTGAATTCTGCGTGACGCTTTGCCATTAACTTGCGAAATTCGACGAAGGATTGAAAGGTCTCGCCATTCGGCAATTGTCCCGAAGGGTCAATCGCTGCGCTTCTGGTATAGTGGGTTCGCCAACCGCCGATCGCATCAAAGTTTTCCAGCGCAAAACCAGGGGGATCGATTTTGTTATGGCATTGGGCGCAGGTAGGCATCTCGCGGTGCTTGACCAGTTGATCTCTGATAGTCGTTGCGCCGCGCGTGTCTGGCTCAATTTCGGGCACATCGTCTGGCGGTGGCGGCGGTGTGTATCCCAGCACATTTTCCAGCACATAAATCCCGCGCACCACGGGCGAAGTATCTACGCCATTGGCTGAAGCCATGAGGAAACTGCCCTGGCCCATCAAACCACCGCGTGGTGTCCCGGTGAGCGAAATCTGGCGGAAATGATCGCCTTCAATACCTTCTATCCCATAATGCCGGGCGAGTTCCCGATTGAGAAAGGAATAATCAGCAGAAAGAAATTCGCGGGGCGAGAGATTGTTGTCGAGTACGTGCCGAAAAAACGTCTCTGTTTCAGTCACCATAGCAGGGCCGAGATTGTCGCGAAAATAGACTCTAAAATCCGGGGACGGTGGCATCTCACCAATGTTGTCATAGTGGAGCCATACGCGAATGAAATTTTTAACAAAGCGGTGCGATTTTGTGTCTTTGAGCATGCGATGGATCTGCTTACTGAGCGTGGCCGGGTCGCTTAGTTTTTTCTTTTGAGCAAGTGCTATCAGTTCATCATCTGGCACAGAAGACCATAAAAAATAGGATAACCGGGCAGCCAGAGAATAATCGTCCAGAGCGCCCTCGCCTTCATGCAAAAACAGAAAAGCTGGCGAACTGAGAATGGTCTGAAAACCCAGTTGTAATGCGGTCAACGGCTCCATGCCATTGCGGAGTTTTTCATGCGCAAGCGATTCAAATGGTGCCAGTTCTCCGGGCCGCAAGGGCCTGCGAAAAGCGGTTGTGGCAAATGCGCGCAAACGCTCCGAAATACGCTTCTGATCCAAATCCTCGGGTTTTAGATCGCCATACATCAACTGATGTCCGCGTGGAGGCCAGTCTTTCTCTTGAGGACCACTAACCTGAATTTCCCAAATCCTTAGCTTAGGCCCGCGGTAAACCTTGAGCAGCGCGTGATTTCTTTTATTTCCCGCTTTCTGATCCACGAAGGGCAGGATTTCCGGTTTTGGATTTTTTGCCTTAGTAAGTTTGCGAACCAGGGCTTTGGTTGCCAGCGTTCCATTGCGGAAACGAACCTCAGGCTCAAATCCTTTTTCCAGATAGACATCCCATTCAAACCACTGAGGCTCTTCACGGGTCAGTTCAACAGTTGCAAGCGTGTATTCGCGAGAAATGTTGCCCGTGCTCACTACACTGCCTTTGCGATCTACAGCCGCTAACTCCAGCACAAGCGGGTCGCCTGTGGGAAAATCGTTGAGTTCTCTGTCATAATGGTGATTGCGATCAATTGCTGCCGCCTGTACCCTTATGGTGTAGGTACCACTGACAGGGGCGCCACCATTCGCCAGCGGGTAAAAGCCAATATGACCACCGCGGTAGTGACGTCCAGTGAGATCATCGTATCCCGTATCGGATACAAACCGAAAGCGATCCTCTCTAAAAACCTTGGGCAAGGACAAGGAATTGGCCTGTTTGTTTGTAAAATAGAAGGGTGATTCTTGCACGTAATTTTGGGCTTCGGGTTTGGCTTCAAAATGCGTGGCACGTGTGACGGCTTCTTCAGCAACACGCAAATAGTGATCGAGCAACATGCCCGACGTGACAAGCCCGGCAGCATTGTTATCAAAGCCCTTGACCTTCACTTCGGGCGGAAAATCTTCCGTTGGATCCCAGGCCTCCATATTCAGACCGAGTAAATCGCCGAGTGTCTGGCGATATTCCCAGGCGTTGAGCCGCCTCAAAGGTGTGTGCTGTCCTTTGCCCGACAATCGCATACGCGCTTCAGCAATTGATGCTGTAATCACCTGAACAGTGGCGAGTACCTCATCTTTACCCGGCTGCATCTGGCGCTTTGGTGGCATCAACTGCAGGTTGAGCTGATCGACAATATCCTGCCAGAGTTCTAATTCTTTGAAATCGGCAATTGTCTCGGAAAACTGATCAAAGCGTCGATCGGCTTTTTGCACGCTTGAACCGTGACATTTGACACAATATTGTGTGAGAAATGCCCTGGGCAGTTCTGCCCAGACAGAATGGGCGAATAGGGTGGAGACAATGACCATCAAAATCCGTTTCATGAAATCTCCATCGCAGAAAAGGTCCCTGTGCTTTTGCCAAAGCTATCTCGTTCTACACCAAACCACTGCAAGGCGGAGAGCCAGAGATTTGACAGTGGGATCCGCTTGTGTGCTTCAGCAGGACACACGAGATGCCCCTGATGTTTCAAACCGCCTCCAGCGAGAATCACCGGCAAATTCCTGTTGGAATGCCTGGAGCCATCGCCCATGCCACTTCCCAGGACGACCAGCGTGTCGTCAAACACCTTTGCTTCTTTGAGGCGATCCAGAAACCGACCAAACTGAGTCAACAAATATTTTTCCACAATCTGCAGGTCTTTCAATCGCCCCTCGTCCTTGCCGTGATGCGAAAGGCCGTGATATCCGCCAAGGTTGAGTTCGGATGTCTTAAAGCCCATGGGGATTTCAAAGGTTATGACCCGTGTCGAGTCTGTCTGTAATGCCAGTGTTAGCAGATCATAAAAAAGCGGCATTTCCTCAATTTGCATCCGTTCGAGGTCTTCCACGGGTTCGATTGGAGATTCTGGCTTGGGTTTGTCGAGCCATTCGCGCGACATTTGCAAACGACGCTCGACATCGCGCACCGAAGTCAGGTATTGATCGAGCTTACCGCGGTCCGCCGCATTCAACTGTCCATCGAGTGTTTTTGCCGACGCGAGTAAGGCGTCGAGCACACTGCCCCGATTTGATAGCGTACGATGCTCTGCGTTTCGCATAGCCTCATCATTCTGTACAAACAAAGCCTGAAAAATGCGGGCGGGATTGTTAATCGGTGCCACATTTACGCCAGATCGCGTCCATACCATGTCTGTCCCCCCGCCCAGTCCTGCAGTAATTGAGGGAAAGCGCGTTGTACTGCCTACATGCTCAGCCGCTACCTGGTCCAGAGTCATATTCTTTTCGGGAAAACCTGCGGCTTCTTCCTTGCGTATGCTGCTCAGAAATACATGTACGCCGGAGTGTCCACCGCCCGTACCGTGATCGAGATTTGAAAAGATAGTAAAATCATTTCGGTGTGAATCGATATACTTCAGCGTCAGGCTCGTCTCATAGTCCTTGCCGGACTGCTCGGGGAAAAATCCGCCCGGCCAAAATCCCAGATGATTGCCCACGCAGACCAGACGTCTCGGATTTGCCGCACCGTACACCATGCTGCTTTCTAAGAAGGGCAAAGATAGTGCCACGCCTGCACCCTGTAAGAAGTGTCGGCGATTAACTCTTGCTTGTAAAAGTTCAGAAATGACGTTCATGCCTTATCCCCTTCTATATTAAGTTAGGGTCTCTATGCCAAAATCTGTTCTAATATAGCAGGTAATAAAATCTTTTGTCAAGCCAACGATTGGTGTCTTCGCCTTGCGCTTCACTGGATCGAAATAGATATTGACAAAATGCTCAGTTGATTCAAACTATATAGCCGAGATAAACTATTGAATATGTCGGACCAAACGCCCAAAAGGAGTAGAGAGATGGCAGATCAATATGAACCCAATTGGGAATCACTCACCAGTTATGAAATACCCGATTGGGTAAATGATTCTAAGTTTGGCATTTATGCTCACTGGGGACCATACTCGGCAGCGGCATTTGGCAACGAGTGGTATGCACGCAATATGTATATCGAAGGTTCACCTGAGCACGCGCATTTTGTGTCGCGATTTGGAGATCTTTCAAAGGTGGGATACAAAGAATGGATTCCGCGGTTTACAGCAGAAAATTTCGATCCAGAACAGTGGGCTGAAATTATTGCTGGCTCAGGTGCGCAGTATGCAGGTATTTCACTGGTTCATCACGATGGGTTTTTGCTGTGGGATTGCAAAGTGAATCGATGGAATGCTGCGAACATGGGGCCCAAACGCGATTTATATGGTGATCTGGTTGCAGAACTCAGAAAAAAGGGCTTACGCATTTCAGCCACGTTTCACCATATGCGCACGTTTAACTGGTATTTGCCGGGCAGCAGCACGTTGGGCGAAGCGCCTTCTGCATCGGAGATTGAGCAGGCAAAAAGTAAGGGATGGGATCTCTTTGATCCTGAGTATGCAGACTTGTACTGGAATTCTGTGACGGGTAAATACGAGGATTTTCTGGAAGAGTGGAAAAAGAAAATCATAGAAGTGTTTGACAGCTATCAACCAGATCTCACCTGGTTTGATGGCGGACGTTTCCGTGAGGGGCCAGCACAAGATGCAGTTTGTACTGTGCTGGCACATTATTTTAACAGGAGCCTGGAGTGGGGCAAAGGCGTTACTGTGCTGAATAAGCTACCTACGAATGGGAAGTTTAATTTTCCACGAGAATTGGGTATGTTGACATTTGAGCAGGGCCGTGATCGTTTGCCGGGAATAGAGCGACCCTGGATTGATGACATCAATATCGCAGAACGTTCGTGGGGGTATATTGAGGGACAAAAGTATCGCTCTGCGGCATACATTTTAAAGAGCCTGATTGATGCCGTAAGCCGGGGTGGCGGTATTTTTCTATCTCTTGCACCTATGGCAGATGGCACGATTCCCGACGAGCAGGTGAAAGTGTTGGGTGAGATCGGCGAATGGCTAAGTGTAAATAGCGAGGCGATTCACGGCACGCGTCCATGGCGCATACAAACGGAGGGCAATGTCGAGCGAATATGGGAGCAGGGCAAGAGATGGCGGTATCATTTGTGCGATGAAACAGATATTCGCTTTACCTGTACAAAAGATGCGCTCTATGCTATTGTAATGGGGTGCCCAAAGGACAACACATATCACATTGAAACACTCCGCCCTATCACTCGCATTGGCGATGGCGATATTCGATCTGTTCGATTGCTTGGATGCGATCAGCCCTTGACCTGGAATCAGAATAACGATGGGTTGCTCATCGATTTGCCCAACGAGAGACCAAACGATCAGGCATATACATTTAAGATCGAGATAGATGGTGAGATTGATTTAGAGATGTAACATCATTGGATAGGGGTTCAGATTGTCGTTCTTCCCTGATACAGTAATGGATGTATGATCCCTATCGCGTCAATCTTAGACTGGAGATTGGCGGGGAGGGGACCACGCTCAATGGCGTCGATATTCGATTCGATTTCATGCGGATTTTTGAAGCCAGTTACGATACATTTGAGACGCTGCTCAGGCAGTAGCCAGCGCAGGGTGAGTTCCGGCAACTCCAGGCCCGATGATGCCTGGATGTCCAGGTATTTGCAATACGCGCGGTGGAAACTTTCATCCATCCATTCGGGAAGATGGTCACGCCAGTCTGACTTGGCAACGGCAAGCCAGCCCTTCATAAACATCGCACCACCAACCACTCCTACGCCCTCTTCTTCGGTAAGGGGAAGCAGAAAGCGAGCAGCGTTGCGATAAATCGGATTGTATTGGTGTGCGACCATCATTGAGTCCAGTTCAGTGGCGCTGACCAGCCGAGCAAGGCGTCGTGCATCTTTACCAGTGATGCCGATGAAGCGTGCCTTGCCTTGTTTCTTTGCAATGCGAAGAAACTCCAAACAAGGTGCCGCCGGAAAGTCATACTCTTCCTCGTCTATGATCAGCGGTCCTCCGTGGGATATGGCAATCTCTTTAGGCACAGGATCATCTGACCACCACTTCCGCTGATCTGCCTCATGTAGCTGGATCAGATCCACATAGTCGGTCTGAAGTCTGCCCAGACTCTCTTCAAATTGTCGCATGAGAGCATTGACTTTGCGGTGTCCTCCCGGATCTTCTACACCACCTACCTTGGTCGCCAAGAATACCTTTTCCCGGCGACCACGCAATGCCTCACCTAACATACGCTCATCTTTGCCTTTGCCATAGGCGGCAGCCGTATCGAAGTAATTGATCTCCCGGTCAACTGCCAGGGCAATACATTCGTTTACGCCCTGTTGGCCCTGGCCAGACATAAAAGCTGTGCCCAGGCCAAGTTCGCTGACATTCACTCCCGTATTTCCAAGTGCTCGACGCTTCATATGAATACCGTACTCCTTTCGCCGTCATGTTGCTTTTCTCGCCTACACGCCAGCAGTCAAACATTGAACGGAATGACTCTATCAATTCAAGTGGTTGTCCAGGAATTCCAATACTCTCGCAAAGGCGGCTTTCACTTGAGGGTCCCACCAGCGTCCGTCGAATCCGTGGCCGCCGCTCTCGATCGTGACCATCTCGTGGTCCACACCGGCCTCCTTCAGGCGGTTCTGCATACGCACAGACAGTTCGTATGGAACGTCGGTATCGTCTGTCCCGTGTAGCAGCAGCGTTGGCGGATAGTTCGCGTCGATGTTTTGATCTGGACAGTAGGGGGTGAAAAACGCGGGATCCTTCGCAGGATCGACGCCGCTGACTTCGATCGGCCAGATGCCCTGCTGCCGCGTGTACAGATAGAACGTGCCTGGACGTCTGCCTTCCGAAATCGCTCTCGGCTCGATCTGCTCCATCGCCTCTTCGCGCCCGATATGTCGCTGCTTCAGGTAGAACGGGGACGGTTTTGAATACCACGAACCGATCAGGTCTCCATATCCATAGAAGGACACCAGAGCCTTGGGCTTTGAATCGAACGTGCCGGACATCAACGTCAGGTAACCGCCTGCCGAATGTCCGACCGCGCCAATTCGCGCAGGATCGACACCGAGTTCATCTGCGTTCAACCGAATCCACCCAAACGCATCGCGGACGTCTGCTATGATCTCCGGTAGTTTGGTCTCAGGGGCGAGCCGGTAGTCGATCGAGATGACTTTGTATCCCGCATCCACGTAGCGAGCCGCATGGCCTTGACCGTTTTCTCGACTGCCCATTATGAGTGCACCACCATGAATCCACACTACGGTGGGGGATATTTCGGCCATCGCTTCTGACGAATATACGTCGAGATGAATATCGCAGTCTGTCGTCTTCTTGAAGGCGTAGGTTCGGCGCAGGAGTGTAAAAATGGGTTCCGGCAAAGTATCCTCTCCAATTTTTTCTGCGTTCTTTCGTGATCTCACTCCGTCCTTAACGTCTCTACAGGATCGGCCTGTACCGCTTTAAGTGTATGTAAAAAAACAGTAATCAACGCAATCACCAACGCCACAAAACCCGCCAAAGCAAATGTGCCCACACCCAAATCAACCCGATACGCAAATGAAGCAAGCCACGTTTGCGCCATATAAAACCCAATAGGCCAGGCCACAAAATTTGCAATCAAAATTAGAACAATATACTCTTTGGTCAAAAGCGTCAAAAGGTGGTATGAACTTGCCCCCAATACCTTCCGAATGCCAATTTCTTTCGTGCGACGCGCAACCGAAAAAGATACCAACCCCAGCAAACCAAATGAGGCGATGATTACCGCAAGCGCAGAAAAAACAACCACCAATTTCTGCTGCCTCACTTCGCCTTGATACCAGAGGGCTATTTCCTCATCTACAAAGGTATATTGAAACGGGTGATCAGGCAAAAATGTTGCCCACGCCTCTTCGAGAAAGGCAATGGTCTCAGGCAAGTTTTCCAGATTAACACGCACATAAAGATGCTTGGGATTCCACAGTCCAGGTACAAATATAATAGGCTCAGTTTGATCGTGTAACGAACCAAAGTGGATGTCATCAACAACACCCACAATAGGTCCTCTTTTATTGTAAAAAGGCCATTCCACTATTTTTCCAATGGGTTCTTTCCAGTTCATTTTTTTTACAAGAGATTTGGAAACAATAAACTCCATTTCCTTATTTTCGTCCCACTGGTCAATAAACGTAGGCGGGAACGTTCGACCTTCAAGTATCGGAATATCAAATAACCTCAAAAACCGATCGTCGATGCCCATAAACCGAAGTTGCTGATCAGGTAGCGTGGTTTCAGGAAAACGAAAAGCCTGTCGGGTGCGGGCAACAACAGTAAACCGGGACACACTTGCATCCAACACATTGGGGTGTTCGAGAAACCGTGTCTTCACCCGGTCGTTTTGAAGTTTAAGCTCGCCACCAAAATTTCCCCATTGGCTTGATTTATTTGCCATATTAAAAATCGGCAAACTGATGATCCCTTCACGACGATACCCCAGGTCTTTTTCTGCTATTAATTTCATTTGATCAGCAATGACAAGGGTCAAAGAAATGAAGACGATAGATACCGTAAATTGAAAAACAACCAATGTCTGACGAAAGAAACCACTACTCGCAGATGTCGTTTCACTTTTCAGTACAGAAATGGGCTTAAATGTTGATAGTACAAAAGCAGGATACAACCCTGAAAGCAACCCGATGAAGATAGCAGCAGAAAAGGATATGGCCAAAAATGCTGTATCAAAAAGAATTTCCATTTGTACCTGAAGCAAATTACTGAAAGTGCCAAACAAAAAACGAGAAAAACAAAATGCCAGGAGCAAAGCAATTATAGAGATCAGAATCGACTCAGTAAGAAACTGAGCAACAAGATTGTTTGGGTGTGCACCAACAACCTTTCGAACCCCTATTTCTTTTGCCCGAAGTGTTGCCCGTCCCGTCGAGAGATTGACAAAATTAAAACAGGCAATGACCAATAAAAAGCTGCTGATCAACCCCGCAAAATACAAACGGTTGATGTCTCCATAATCAAAAGTCAATCCACCGCCGGGGCGACGAATATTGTACATTTGAGACGAATAGAGATAGATTTTATTAAAAGGCTGAAGATGATATGCGTTTCTCGCAGCAACCTCTTTATCCATATACTGCGTGAAAATACGCTGAATGTTTTTTTCAAAAGCTGCAATAGCCACACCTTCACGCGCGCGCACAAATGTTTCTATAAAACAGTACCCTCTGGCACGCCAATTTGCCCAATGATGATGAATCCGAGCAGCAGATGACTGCGTAGCCAGGAGATCAAATTGAATTGTGCTGTTTTTGGGTTTAAAAAATACACCGCAAATACGATAATCAGCACTCAAGCCTGTTTCTTCAATTCTTAGGGTTTGACCAATCGGATTACGATCTTCAAAGAGTTTCTCCGCCAATGTTTGAGAAATCACTAAAGAACCTGGCGAACGCACCAGGGTTGCTGCATCACTCCTCGCAAAAACATGTGGAAATGTATCCAATACGTTGTCATCAGCCAGACAAAAAATCTGAGAAAGTACTTTGTCTCCCGAACTCACGAAAACCTCTCGACGCAACAATCGGGTGACATCCAATACCTCCGGGTATTCATTCCGCAAAACGCCAGCTAATGCACCAGAAGTACGGGTTGTGTAAAGCAGTTGATTTTCGTTGCCCATCGTTGAGCGAATTACCCGATATAAATTTTCCGTATTTGGAAATTGTGTATTAAAACCGAGTTCCCAACGAATGTACATTGCAATGAGAATGACACACGTCATACCAATTGCAAGCCCCAAAACATTAATCGCCGCATGAAATCGCTGACGCAACGAACTGCGAATAGCAATCGTCAAATAACTCTTAAACATAAGTCTATCTCCAATAATCTTAGAAATCGTTCAATGAGCTATATATTTGATCATTCTATAGAATTTCTTGTTTCATGACATCCCGGGTTATTGAAGAAGTCCCAGATGATTCAGCTTATGTCGAAGACCGTCGGCTCCAGCATAGGTGTGTCCGGCTATACCCAATATGAACTTTCGTCTATGTTACACGCTGTCGATATTCTTCTAATCGAATAGGCGTTGACTTTGCCCTCAGTGCATCCACTGTTGCGTTACGATGACAAAACCTACTTTAAACCATCTTCAAAGAAGGGGATAAAATGCCCAGTTTAGACTACCCAATCCATAATCATGCACTGGTGCAGAAACTCCACCTGGCACACGCTGATTATTTGCAGGAATACTGTAAATATGATACAGAAATTACTGGAAGAGCTTACTATAAAAAAGGTAACAATCGCACTTTTTTTGTCAACGATCTCAGTATGAAAAACAGGATCATCTTGATAGGAGATGAAACCCCTGAGCTAATCGACGAATTGATTAAATGGTATGACAAATATGATGCAGAAGCTTGCAATATAGAGATCAACCCTTCGAATCTTTATACAAGTACTCAACGAGAATATCCTCCGAAGTTGATTGATTTGCTCATCCAAAGAGGTTTTTTCGTCAGTTCTTTTAGGACCGTATGGGTTTGCTTACCAGAAGTGTCAAAAATAGAATTTTCCAACGACATCACAATTAGGCGATTTGAATCAGACGAAATGGACGCATTTATAGAAGACTTGAATGTTGTCGATAAAATAGAAGATGAAGAACAGGCAAAGGTCAGAGACGATGAAATAAGGAGGGATGAAGGGAGCAACCATTGGATTCACTACATCGCTTATGTAGACGAGATTGCCAGTGCCACGGCCACTCTCTTTATAACTGAAGATGTCGGTTATCTTGCCTGGGGATATACACGACGACAGGCTCGTAATCAGGGGCTTCACGGATATCTTATTAATGAAAGAGTAAATGACTCTGCGTTACGAGGATGTTCTCTATCATTTTCCGTCACTAATTTCAATGACCAAAGTTCAATGAATTTGCAGAGACTTGGATTTCGGTTAGCATACAACTATATCAGGTTTGTGAAGAAACTCAAATAAGGGCGAAATCACCGTGCCCATCGGTTTAGTAGGGATGCCGTACACTGCCTCTTCAGCCAACTTCCAGTGTTCGTGAGGCTTCCCATACTTGGCAGAGGGTGTGGGGATGGTGTACAACTTTGACAGAAGTTCATCGAACCCATATACGAGATATCCTGCAGGATACCCGTAGCCCTCGGTTTGGACGCCTCGGGGCCGGCACCACCGGTTCTCACCCCCTCCTCAATAATTCGACAATATCATAAAATGGAATGTTTCGGCTGGGATAGGAGAGACTACACATTATTCGTCTCGAAGCGCTTGCGTCTAACGATGGGTGTGGTCGATGTAGCAGAGCTTTTATTTAGACTTACGACAGGAAAAAACGACGCATGTTCCGATGGTTCGGTATCCCCGTAAGCTTTCGTCGTCTGTATATCCATAAATCCTGCGGTACGCAGCATTATAGAACGGGAGCATATCGCCGCGTCTTCCTTTCAGGTCGTAGCCTTGAGAGTAGATTCTTCCATAAAAGGACTGCTTCAAGTTTTTTGGATCTCCTCAACAAAGTCGCCATGATCTGTTCTATACCAGTTTGGTTACGGAAGAAACCTCAGATGATTCAGCTTCTGCCGAAGATCGTCGGCTCCAGCATAGGTGTGTCCGTCTATACCCAATCTGGTCGCTGCTGCCACATGCCCGGCGTTGTCGTCTATGAACAGAGCCTGGTTCGGAGTTGCGCCCACGGTAGCCAGGGCTGCGAAGTATATGTTGGGATCGGGTTTTGTAAACCCGACCTCTGAGGAGTTGATGATGTAGTCGAAACCCCCGGCGATGCCCAGTCGCTGAAGGTCTGATGGTAATCTCGATGTCGCATTGCTGATGAGGACTAACTGAGCCTTCTTTCGACAAGCCCGCAAGATCCCCAGGACCTCCGAATTGACTTCTCCTGGCGATGCGGACCAGAGTTCAACCGCGCGCTCCGCGTTGGCTTCCGGGAAGTCCTTGCTGAGCAGATCCGCAATTCTCCGCCGCCACTCATCGTCAGAGATTTGTCCTGTGATCACCAGAGGGAGCAAGTCATCTGAGAACGCTGCTCTGGGGATGGATCCTTCGGGAAGTCCGGTTGCGCGTTCCGCCTCCCGATGTATTTCAGGGGACCAGATCCGAATTACCCCATCAAGGTCTGTCAAAATTACATTTGTCATTTATGTTTCTTATCTCGCAGTGATGTACGGCATTTCTATGGGCATCAATTGAATAAACACTGTTGTTATGCGTTGTGGTCTTCTCAATCAGATTCGACCGCATTCTCCAAAATGGTAAACTTGCGCCAATCAGAGTCGATTTCTGCTTGAATTCCATACGGAAGAACGAACATCGGATCTGTGTGCCCGAAATCCATCTGCGTAATTATGGGGAGCGAAGTCAGTCCTTCCTCGTCAGCGACTATCTGAAGTATGGCGTCGTCATAAGCATGAAACGAATCAGGCGACAACTCGTGGCCACCTGGTCTTCCAAAGAGAATCCCACTCAAAGATGGAAGAATGTCCATCGCAGCAAGAGACCGGAAAAACCTGGTTACCGTACTTGGCGGCGGTGTTTCTTCAGACGTTTCGATAAAGAGTATCGCGCCTTCCCACAATTCCTTGTTAGGCCAAACGTCTGTACTTCTTATCCAGTCGAGAACTTCGAGGCAACCACCTATGAGGTGTCCTTCCGTTTGCCCTTCTCCCTGGAGATACTGCCAACCCGCAGAGCCTTGAAGGATCCTCTTTCTTTTTTGATTCGCAGGATTTGCCCAGTCAAGACGTTCGACGGTCCAGCCATTTCGATTCTCCGGTATTTCACCAATATTTCCAGAATCAAATAAGGTCCGTCTAACGGAGTTCACCATGTAGG
Encoded proteins:
- a CDS encoding LD-carboxypeptidase, whose product is MKPSLTKPPKLQEGDKVATVSLSWGGPGLIPHRYEAGKKQLEEAFGLVVIEMPHTLREPKWLSENPKARADDLMEAFSNSEIKGIISTIGGDDSIRILRHLDLDLIRKNPKPFVGYSDTTVSHFACLKAGIVSFYGPAIMAGFAENGGLFPYMVNSVRRTLFDSGNIGEIPENRNGWTVERLDWANPANQKRKRILQGSAGWQYLQGEGQTEGHLIGGCLEVLDWIRSTDVWPNKELWEGAILFIETSEETPPPSTVTRFFRSLAAMDILPSLSGILFGRPGGHELSPDSFHAYDDAILQIVADEEGLTSLPIITQMDFGHTDPMFVLPYGIQAEIDSDWRKFTILENAVESD